The following coding sequences lie in one Schistosoma mansoni strain Puerto Rico chromosome 3, complete genome genomic window:
- a CDS encoding putative 60s ribosomal protein L27e, with the protein MSRDGKTAVRLMRPGVVVLVLAGRYAGRKAIVIKSYDEGSGEKPYGHALVVGIDRYPRRILRRMGKKRMESRSKIKPFVKVVNYNHLMPTRHSVNIVFDTKIINKNAMKDKSLRKKAKLEAKLKLQQRYKSNENPWFFHKLRF; encoded by the exons ATGTCGCGTGACGGAAA AACGGCAGTTCGGCTGATGCGACCAGGTGTCGTTGTCTTAGTTTTGGCCGGACGTTACGCAGGCAGAAAAGCAATCGTTATTAAGAGCTATGATGAGGGTTCAGGAGAAAAACCTTATGGGCACGCTCTGGTTGTTGGGATTGATAGATACCCGCGACGCATCCTCAGAAGAATGGGAAAGAAACGGATGGAAAGCCGATCTAAAATCAAACCTTTTGTGAAAGTTGTAAATTACAACCACCTGATGCCTACAAGGCATTCAGTGAATATTGTTTTCGACACCAAGATTATCAATAAGAATGCAATGAAAGACAAGTCCTTACGAAAGAAGGCGAAATTAGAGGCCAAGCTGAAACTGCAGCAGAG gtacaaatcaaatgaaaaccCTTGGTTTTTCCACAAACTACGTTTCTAA